The Mesorhizobium sp. WSM2240 genome contains the following window.
CGAGTTGGTCGAAAAACGGTAGCGGCGGTCTTCCCAGTCGACGATTTCGATGATCCTGCCGTAGCGCCGTATGATTTCCACCGTACCGAAACCCGACGTTTCGATCCCTGAGACATGGCCCATACGGTCAAAGTGCAGCGTTTCCTTGCCGTCGGCACTCCGGTATACGAATCTCTGGGCGGAAACTTCCAGGGTGCTGCCGTCCTGCGCGGTCAGCACCCGGCCGGGGCCTTCGCTCCGCTGCTGTGGCTCGAATTCGAGGCTCGCTCCGCCTCCGCAGAATGACAGCTCGAAGGAGTCCCGATCGTTAAAAGCGATTGAGGTCTCAAACTTCGAACACCAGCCGAACCCGAACATGCCGTCGAAGAGAGAACGACTGTTATAGGTGCGCAGGACCGAGACGCCCAGCTTTTCCGTCACGTCGATCCAGGTGTTTGTATAATTGGCGTTTTGCATATCCACCAAAGCATTCCCTAGCCGGACCGTCGAGAGGATCAGCGCCACGGCGATTAGGAAGGCCCGCACGACCGACGAAAGTGCGTTGAACACAACCGTCATGTCTCCAGCGCCTTGAGAAGTGCTTCAACAAACGTCGTCGCCTCAGGTTGCAGCAGGATATCCTTGAAGAGCGGCTCGGAAGCCAGCGGCTCCAGCGTTTTCCGCAAAGCCTTCAAGGCTTCCGCGGCGCGACGGCGAGCTTCGCGATCGTCTTTGCCGGGATCGAAGGGACGCAGGTCCACACTCGTCGGGCCGCCGGAAAGCGCAAACTTGAATTTGTCCCCGCCGATCGTGACCAGGATGTCCCTGCTAATTTGTTTCTCCTGAAGCACTTCCAAGGTGAACGTACCGGCTTCAGTGGCGATCCGCGTCGGAAAGCGTTCCCTGTCATAGGTCACCGTGGCGAGCGTCTCACTGTTGCCGACGAGGCGCGCCAAGCCTTCTCGCTCGTCTCGGGCGACCGAGTAAAGGACGGATTTGCCCTCCGCTGGCCGGAACTGGGCGCGGACGACCCGGCCCATGTGATCATAGTCGACTTCGATCTGCCGCCCCTGCGAGAACGCCCGCGTGATCCTGCCCATCTCGTCCCGTCTTCGACGGATAGGCACCTCAGGAATGGGCTGATTTGCGAGCAGGCGTCGGCGCAGGTCGGCTTGCGGCCCCGCGTAGGCGAGCGCGAGGCCAATGGGCGGGCGGCGGCCGGCCTGCTTGGCCAGCGCTGCCCAGCGCTGCACAGCGTCCCCCGCCGCGCCTCGACGCTCCAGGATGTGAGCTATTCGTATGGCTGCGGTGCGCATGCCACGCTGTTGCGCGCGTAGCGAAAGGAATGCCGCATCGGCCTCGGCAACGTATCCGCCCTCCAGCAGAGCGCGCTCGGCCAGACGGTCGAAGGCCTCAGCCCATCCATCGCGTGCGGCCATCCGCATCAAATGCAGGCTCACCCGACGCTTTTCGTCGCGTTTCGCCTTGCCGTCGGAGGAAGTGTCGCCATCGAGTTCCTCGTGCTCCTGCTCAAGCCGTTGGGCCACGACCATCGCGGCCTCGGCCAAGTAGGTCGACGCGAAGTCCCATAGCGCATTCGCTTCTCCCGTGGAGGCGGGCTTTGCCTGATTCGTATCGAGAAGACCGGCGAGGCTGACTGCTGCGTACGGATTGCCGCTTGTCGCAGCGAGGCGATAAAGGCTTTCCTCCGTCTCCTCTCCACCGCGTTGCAATTCGGGATGCCTCGCGAGCCACAGAGCAAGGTTGCGCGGCGCGCGCAGATTGTCACCCAGCGTCATTGCCTTCCGGTAGTGGTCGGCGATCTCCTGCGGAGTCGCCAGCGACTTCTCTTGGAGGAAGCCTGCATAGGCATTGAGAGCGTATCCCGACCCAAACTCGGTCGCGCGTCGGTATAGGGAAACCGCGCGCTCGGGATCGGTATCCTCGATTGCCACCGCCAACCGGTACATCGCGAATGTGTCGCCTTTGGCCACGGCGGCCTCATAGGCTTCGCGCGCTTCGGTGTCGCTTGCCGGCCTTCCGTCGAGGCCAAATTCGCGTTCGTGGCCGAGGCGCGCCTCGGGGATCGTGCCATCGGGCAGTTTCGATATGAACGGAGAGAAGGCGGGCGCGGCATCGATGCTCTTGCTGGCACCTGCGCTAGCAAGCAGGTCGGCGACGATTGCCTTTGCTCCCTCGCTCGATGGGCGGGCCGACATGCTCTTTTCGATAGCCGGTTCGAGGATGTCGCAGCGCTTCAAAGCGTCGCCTGCCTCGAAGATCGTGCCGTCATTCAGCCGCCGAAGGCGATGGCACGCGGTAAGGAGCTCGACAGGCCACCCGGCACCGCGGAACACCGGCGTCGTGGAGCCCTTGGCGACGACGCCGATCCACGGGGCATATGCCGAAGGTGCTGGCAGCCACTCGTCCATATCAACACAATACCGGCCGCGCGAGTTCGAGAGTCGATCCTCGCATGCGTCACGATCGACAGGTGGATACGATACATTGAAGGTCAGCCATACGTCCCGCCACTCCTCATCGGTCGAAAGGGACGCGACATCTAGATGTGGATTGTAGCGGATGCGCGGCCGTTCGCCGATCTGGCGGGCGATGCCCGACTGATCCGAAACGAGCTCCAGCCTTTCACTGCCACGAAGGATCCGGCCGTCCTCCGTTGTGGCGACGATGCCACCCTGGTCGTCAGCGGCGATGTCGGCCACTGTGATTCCGGCGCCGGTCGCCACTTTCTCGGGCAGTTCCTTGCCGATGCGCCATACCTGTCCAGCCGATAGCACGAAGACGCGGCCGGATGACCCGAGCACCGTGAGATCCTTGCTCGTCAAAAAGGGGGCACTGGCAATGTCGATTGCTCCGATCATAGCAAGTTGACCGTCCGCCACTGTCCACCGTTCCAAGCGGTTGGACCGGATTAGCAGGGCTGTCTTGTTCATCCGATCGATGCCAAGCGAGACCGGCTCCCCAGGGAGCTGTGCCGAAGCTGTGCTTTCGGTCAATGGGTTCGAAATGACTAAGACGGTCCCCGTCTCGCGGACGTGGAGAGACGCGATGAATTCCACATCTCCAGCGGCCAGCCGAGTGCGTCCGGTCGACGTTTCAGATGAGGCGGAGTTGACGTCTGCCATCGCCGCGAGCTGTGACCTGATCTGGCCATTGATCTCGCCGCTGGCTTCGATCGCGCCGGCAGCGCTGAGAATTACTGCGGCCAGCGCCTGGCTCAGTTCCGAGTCCTCGAGGAGTCCTTGCGCGGCGAGTTTCACCGCCTTCTCGGTTGCCGCGCCGGAGATACCAATGCTCCGTTCCAAGTTACGATCGCCTGCTTGTCGCTCGGCGAGCTCGGCGCGGTCGCGCTCAGCCACAGCCCTGTCGCGCTCGTGCGTCGCGATCTGCGCTTGCCGGGTCGCTTCCTGGGCCTGGCCAAGTGCGTAGACTAAAGCGCCGATCGCAACGACAGCGAGCAGGCTGGCGGCTATGGCGCCGATCAGCGTTCTGCGGGCCACCTGTTTCTGGCGTTCGGCCGCGAGCCGCTGCGCCTGCGCGAGCTGCAGCGCCTCTTCCAGTTCACGATCGCGCCGGGCATTGTCCGCAGCGCGCGCCGCAGCGAGATAGTCCTCGACCAACGCGCCGGAGAATCCGGCGAACCGCTCCTCGCGCGCGAAGCGGTCGGCATCCTCTAGCCGCCCGGCTTGATGAGCCAGCCACTCCTCTTTGCGTCCATTGGCATCCCAATCGCGTGCGGCGCGCGCGACGCCTTCGAGAGCGACGAGCGCGGCGAAATCCTCATCTAGCCAACTTTGCAGCAATGCCCATTGCCGTAGCAGCGCCTCATGCACCGGCTCGATCGTCGTGTCGCCCTGCCGGACCAGCGTCGAGACTCCGTCGCCATCGGCGGAAGGTGCAAAGTCCTGCTCCGTCGACAGCAACCGCTCCGCCACCAGATGGCCGACAAGTGACCGCGCGTCCTCCGGAATCTCTGACAACCGGGCCACTCGCCGACGCGGCGCCCCCGTATCGGGGTCGATGCCGGCAAGCCATGGGATGAGCGCGCGCCGGAGCAGCGCAAGTTTGGCAGCGCGGTCCCGCGGCACGGCCTGATCGGCGTCCGAGGCCTTGAGCGCCCGCTCCACCGCGGCCTCGATGGAGCCACGAATGCCGCCGATGTCGCGGTAATCGACGAGCCTAAGGTCGCCGTCGCCACCATGTTCCAGATAGAGCCTCTCCAGCGTGAAGGCAAGCAGCGGCAGTGCGTCCTTGCCGCCGCCCGCCTCGATGTCGGCAAGCAGCGCGGCCGTCAATGCCGGCTCGATCTTCAGCGCTCGCTTAGTGTCCTTCAGCCTCGCCACAGGCCCCTCAATTACCGTCTGATAGGCTCCTTGCGGCATCGGAGGCAGCGACATCGTCGTCTGGCGCAGACCCTCCAGAGCGGTGGCAGTTTGCAGTTGCTCGTAGGAATCGGAGCGGATGGTCACGAGGAGTATCACGCGCGGCGTCGGCAGCGTGATGACAGAAGCCAGCAGCACGAGGAGCGCATCGGCTTCGGCGCGCCCATCGGCGAGGAAGAGCTCCTCGCCTTGGTCGATGGCAATCACTATCGCCGGGGCCGCCGGCTGCAGCCCCCCGTCAAGCTTCGGAACGCGCAATGCCTCGGCAAGTTCGGCAAGCAGCGCCGCGAACGTTCCCGGGTGGCCGACTGTCGCCGCCTTTGCCCTCGCACGGCTCAGTTTCAGTCCGGCCAGGCGGAAGGCGCTTTCGATAGACGCGAGCAGACCGCTTTCGCCAGTGATCGCGGCGCGCTCCGGTCGCAGCACCGGCAGCGGCAAGAAATTGCGGTCATCGCGGGCCATCCTCGGCAGGAGGCCGGCACGCAGGAAGGACGACTTACCCGCTCCTGACGCGCCGAGGATCGCGAGCAAGCGTGGCGAGGCTTCGTCGGCAAGGCCGCGCAGGCGGTCGAGAGCCTCGATGACAGGTGCCTCGCGGCCAAAGAAGATACCGGCGTCCTCCGCCTCCAGCGGCTTCATGCCGCGCCAAGGCGGCCGATTGCTATCGCTGTCGGGCGGCCAGGGGAAAAAGCGAGCGTCGAGGCCGGCCTTAGTCAGCCCAACCCTCAGTGAGGATAGGCCGGCCTTCGAAAAGGTAACGTGTTCCTCGCGGCCGTCCGGCAGTATGGAGCGAAACATCATATGATCCGCGCCGCCGGCTAGCCGTACCACTTGCCAGTTCGCCGTCAGGTCGGGCGGCAGGTCGGCAATCGGGATATCCTCGATAAGCACGCCGACCATACGCTTGTTCAGCCGGAGCGCTAGATTGAACTCTTTCAGGCACCAGCGCGATCCGAGCCAAGCGCTTGAAACTAGGAACAGCACCGCCTCGCAGCGACTGGCGGCTTGGTTAAGCGCACGCTCCCAGCGCTCGCCGGCAACGATGCCGCGCTGGGGGTCGAGATCAAGAAATAAATCGTCCCAGCCTTCGGCGACGAGAAAGTCGCGAAGCGCTGCCGCTGCGAAATTGTCAGCACTCGAATGACTGAGGAAGATCCGCGCCAAGCCCACACGTTCCTACGTCGCCTTCAGCCGTCACAGTAATCGTAACGGTTATGGCCCGCAACGGGGGAGGATCACCTCCGTAAAACGTCGTTGTCGATGACCGCTCGCGGCCCCCGCCTGTCTGATAATATCCGAACCAGTGGAGCTCTCTCTCTCTCATCAACATCACAAGTGTCCACTATCCAGCAAATGGACACAATTCGTGTGATCGTCGCAGCGCCGGAAGACGCCTCAGGCCGGACGCTTACGCTGCAAAACATGCACGAAAACGACGGCGATGACGGCTCGGAAGGCAGAACCTCTCGCGGTCCCTGACCGTCCCAATGAGAGCTATTTGGCAGCCGGCAACCCGACGGACCTTTGCGTGGGCTCCCCGGACTTCAGCATCCAGCAGGGCGCCCGGCACGAGCACTTAACAAACATCATGCCGGTTATCGAGCAGACTATGTGGGCGGCAGCCACTTCACCGGACGGGGTTGATAGCACCGACGCCCGGCGCTAAGCCATCGCCCGCCTTGCCAAAGCCGAAGGACTTGACT
Protein-coding sequences here:
- a CDS encoding DUF6531 domain-containing protein yields the protein MTVVFNALSSVVRAFLIAVALILSTVRLGNALVDMQNANYTNTWIDVTEKLGVSVLRTYNSRSLFDGMFGFGWCSKFETSIAFNDRDSFELSFCGGGASLEFEPQQRSEGPGRVLTAQDGSTLEVSAQRFVYRSADGKETLHFDRMGHVSGIETSGFGTVEIIRRYGRIIEIVDWEDRRYRFSTNSAGKVLRIHTPDDLLIEYRYNHYGDLVAVKNAWRNVYTFFYDDEHNLIRATWPDKTFIAIDYDKEKDWVVGFVDRDLCKEAYKQGFSVRENEVYWVYSTRRCGEELTAEGLYEFIYTKDSSSGRGRLWKVRVSAGLSGPSGVNFTETVYPEFGPPIVTREKRDGLHTPLLMPM
- a CDS encoding TIR domain-containing protein; the protein is MARIFLSHSSADNFAAAALRDFLVAEGWDDLFLDLDPQRGIVAGERWERALNQAASRCEAVLFLVSSAWLGSRWCLKEFNLALRLNKRMVGVLIEDIPIADLPPDLTANWQVVRLAGGADHMMFRSILPDGREEHVTFSKAGLSSLRVGLTKAGLDARFFPWPPDSDSNRPPWRGMKPLEAEDAGIFFGREAPVIEALDRLRGLADEASPRLLAILGASGAGKSSFLRAGLLPRMARDDRNFLPLPVLRPERAAITGESGLLASIESAFRLAGLKLSRARAKAATVGHPGTFAALLAELAEALRVPKLDGGLQPAAPAIVIAIDQGEELFLADGRAEADALLVLLASVITLPTPRVILLVTIRSDSYEQLQTATALEGLRQTTMSLPPMPQGAYQTVIEGPVARLKDTKRALKIEPALTAALLADIEAGGGKDALPLLAFTLERLYLEHGGDGDLRLVDYRDIGGIRGSIEAAVERALKASDADQAVPRDRAAKLALLRRALIPWLAGIDPDTGAPRRRVARLSEIPEDARSLVGHLVAERLLSTEQDFAPSADGDGVSTLVRQGDTTIEPVHEALLRQWALLQSWLDEDFAALVALEGVARAARDWDANGRKEEWLAHQAGRLEDADRFAREERFAGFSGALVEDYLAAARAADNARRDRELEEALQLAQAQRLAAERQKQVARRTLIGAIAASLLAVVAIGALVYALGQAQEATRQAQIATHERDRAVAERDRAELAERQAGDRNLERSIGISGAATEKAVKLAAQGLLEDSELSQALAAVILSAAGAIEASGEINGQIRSQLAAMADVNSASSETSTGRTRLAAGDVEFIASLHVRETGTVLVISNPLTESTASAQLPGEPVSLGIDRMNKTALLIRSNRLERWTVADGQLAMIGAIDIASAPFLTSKDLTVLGSSGRVFVLSAGQVWRIGKELPEKVATGAGITVADIAADDQGGIVATTEDGRILRGSERLELVSDQSGIARQIGERPRIRYNPHLDVASLSTDEEWRDVWLTFNVSYPPVDRDACEDRLSNSRGRYCVDMDEWLPAPSAYAPWIGVVAKGSTTPVFRGAGWPVELLTACHRLRRLNDGTIFEAGDALKRCDILEPAIEKSMSARPSSEGAKAIVADLLASAGASKSIDAAPAFSPFISKLPDGTIPEARLGHEREFGLDGRPASDTEAREAYEAAVAKGDTFAMYRLAVAIEDTDPERAVSLYRRATEFGSGYALNAYAGFLQEKSLATPQEIADHYRKAMTLGDNLRAPRNLALWLARHPELQRGGEETEESLYRLAATSGNPYAAVSLAGLLDTNQAKPASTGEANALWDFASTYLAEAAMVVAQRLEQEHEELDGDTSSDGKAKRDEKRRVSLHLMRMAARDGWAEAFDRLAERALLEGGYVAEADAAFLSLRAQQRGMRTAAIRIAHILERRGAAGDAVQRWAALAKQAGRRPPIGLALAYAGPQADLRRRLLANQPIPEVPIRRRRDEMGRITRAFSQGRQIEVDYDHMGRVVRAQFRPAEGKSVLYSVARDEREGLARLVGNSETLATVTYDRERFPTRIATEAGTFTLEVLQEKQISRDILVTIGGDKFKFALSGGPTSVDLRPFDPGKDDREARRRAAEALKALRKTLEPLASEPLFKDILLQPEATTFVEALLKALET